The Vibrio sp. 10N DNA window TTGCAGCCATACACCGAGAGAAGTAGAAGCAAAAGTCGCCTTGGTTGAAACCGAAAACATTCAGTACCAAGAAGCGATTCCGCGCAAATACTGGGCGTCACTGGATCATCCAAGCACGACCCAAGTGAACGCCAGCGGCATGCTCATTAAAGTCGGTTCGCCATATACCTCAGGTTTGGGGCAAGAATGTCGCGAGCTACAAATGACCACAGAACTGAATGAAAACCGCACACGCATTGCTTGCGCAAAAATAGTCACTACCGATTCGAATTCAACGAAAACAGAGAAAGCGTGGTTTTTAACCGACGATATCGTTGAATCATCCACAATAATTAAGATCCAATAATGTCAGTATTGCAATTATCTTCTCGGCTAGGCACCTTACTGCTAAGTGTTGTTTGTACCTCAGTATCTGCGGTTACCATTCCACCAGAATTAATGGGCAACAACACAAGTACAACAGCAGTACCAACCGGTGCTTCTTCACTTCCTGCCACTAGCACCTCATCACAAGTCGCTATTTCTTCACAGCTTCAAGCCGGGCTCTCTCCAACCAAAGCACTCGAAATGGGCAGTTACAATACAACCGGGCGCAATGGTACGCTGCTTCCGGGAGAAGTAGACGTTAAAGAGCTATTGCCGTCATCCGGAGAAGCACTACCTCCTCCTTATGGCGCGAACCTATTTGCCGGCGGTTACGAAACCGAGCGAAGTGACGGTCTCAATGACAACTACCTGATCGCCGCTGGTGACAAAATCAACATCTGGCTTTGGGGCGCTGTGAATTATTCCGATGTCACCACCGTGGACAACCAAGGTAATATCTTTATTCCGAACGTTGGCCCAATTAAAGTAAAAGATGTCAGAGCAAGCGAAGTCAACGCTCTCGTAAGTTCCAAAATCAAAACCATCTACACTCGGAATGTCAGTGTTTACGTTAATCTACTGACCTCAACGCCCGTGAGCATCTACTTAAGTGGACCGGTAATACGTCCTGGCCAATATGCTGGCATGGCTTCCGATTCTTTGCTCTACTTTTTAAAACGTGCTGGCGGTATTGACTCGGAACGCGGCAGTTATCGTAACATTCAGGTGCGTCGTAACAACTCAGTGATTGCTGAAGTTGATCTCTATGATTTTATTCGCAGTGGCAAGCTTCCAAAGGTGAGCTTTAAAGATGGCGATACTATTTTAGTCTCACCACAAAAATCTGCTGTGGTTGTAGCCGGTGGTGCAAGAAACCCATTCCGTTTCGAGCTAGACGGCAACAAAGCACTAGGCTCCCAACTCTCTGAGTATGCACGACCACTGGCAAAAATCTCTCACGTTGGGGTGGTTGGCAACAGAGAAAGTGGCCCATTCTCACGCTACCTTACCTACAAAGACTTCCTTGAATTTGAAGTACAGGATGGCGACAAAGTCTTCTATAACGATGACTTACATGCACAGGTGATGGATATTCAAGTCATGGGTAGCTATTTAGGCCCTTCTTACTTTGCCGTCAAAAAAACCGCTAAGCTCCACGACTTGCTGCATTATATCCCAATCAATCCAGAACTGGCTGATTACGGCTCTATTTACATCCAAAGAAAAAGTGTTGCCGCACGCCAAAAACAAACACTCAATGACTCTCTCGACCGACTAGAGCGAAGTGTCTTTACTGCGCCAGCGTCTTCCGATGGTGAAGCTGCTATTCGAGCCAAAGAAGCTGAAATGGTGCTGCAATTCTCAGAAAAAGCGCGAAAAGTGGAACCACTTGGTAAAGTGATTGTGTCCGAAAATGGCAACATCGCTAACATCATGCTCGAAGAAGGCGACCAAATCGTCATTCCATACAAAACCGACCTGATCTCTATCGGTGGTGAGGTGTTAATGCCACAAGCTGTGGTGTTTAATAAGAATGCGACCATTGATGATTATGTGGCTTGGGCAGGCGGGTTTACTGAACGAGCCGAAGATCAACGCATTGCCATTGTTCGCGCCAACGGGCTGGTCGAGTTTGGAAATGACAAAGAGATCCGCAAAGGCGACCAAATCCTCGTACTACCAAAAGTAGATACTAAGACCATGCAAGCGGTTAAAGATATTACTCAGATCGTTTATCAAATTGCCGTATCAGCTAATGTCGCATTGAGACGTTAGCACCGTGTTTAGTTAGGAATAAATTAGGCATGGCTCAGGTAAAAAAGCGTTCGACGCTAGCGGTCTGGAAAGATGTAATATTTGCGATATTCCTCAGGGAAATAAAAAGCAAGTTCAATGACAAGCTAGGGATTGCTTGGAGCATTATTTCACCCGTCAGTTTTATCTTTCTCCTCTCTTTTATGAGAGGAAAAATGGACGGTGGTAATACACATGGTGTTCCAACGTTTTTCTTCATGGTTTACGGCATGATCTTAATACAGTTCTTTCTCGGAACCGTTGAGGTGGTGTCCAACTCCATCAAAAAAAACAAGCCCTTATATGCTTTTCGACAAGTTCAACCTATTAGCTCTGTGCTGGCCATCGCTGGTTTTGAGTTTTTGGTGAAGGTGTTTGTCATTCTGACCATAGCCATGCTATGCCTTTTGTTGAAAATGGAACATAACATTGACGATCCTATTGAAGTCATTTTCATTGTCGTGCGTGTTTGGCTGCTAGCAACAAGCATTGGTTTGATAACAGCGCTTGCGTCAAGCTATGTCCCAGAGGTAAGTAAGTTACAAACCCTTGCTATGCGACCGCTTTTCTTTATATCCGGCATATTCTTTAGCTTGCAAGACATCCCCAGAGAGTATTGGCACTACTTAGACTGGAACCCTCTTCTCCATGCGGTGGAGTTAGCGCGCTATGCCGCTTACTCTGGCTATGGAACCGAAGGCGTGAGCGACTTTTACCTAGACACAGTCACTATAGTATTGGTGTTCTTTTCACTAGCTTGCTATCACGTAGGTTGGAAACAAGCCATTAGCCGATAAGTAGCCACTCTAGAGCAGTTAAGATTGAAAAGTACCTATGATTGAACAACGATTTAACGAGTTTAGGCTCAGTGTAAAGCCCGTAGAATTTAATGATATAGAATTCTTAATGAACGAAGCCAAGCAACTCGATAGTAGCGACCCACAGCTCGCCAACCGCATTCGACTTCGAGTCAAAAATCTGAAAACGCAGCAACAAAATAAGCCAACGCAGCCAAAGGTAGCCCAATCCAGTTCGCAACAAGCAACACAAACTGACCAATTAACACCTAACTCCCTTGAAAACGCCACCTCTTCTCAAGACGATACAGAGACAACGCAAGCATTACCTTCCAAAGCGAATGCACCAGAGGAGGCGCCAAACTGGTACGCCCCTTTTAGCCCTTTGGTTGACTGGGTATCAAGACGCCCTTTTATTGCTTTGGTGCTTATTCCAACGCTACTATTTGCTGCATATCAACTATTTTGGGCCTCCGAGCGCTTCGAGAGTCAAGCTCAAGTAACCGTTCAGCAACCCGATGGTATGGCAACCATGGATGCCTCAATGGCGCTTCTGAGCGGGTTGGGCGTGAGTGGCTCCCAAGGAACAGACTCTGAGCTTGTTAAAGCGTACATTTATTCCAATGACATGATCGAATACCTCAATCGTGAGCTTGGTATGCGCGATCACTTTGCGGACACGAGCATCGACTATTTTAGTCGCGTGCACGACAACGATAGCCGAGAAACCTTAATTGAGTACTACAAAAAGCGCGTCAAAGTCGAAGTCAACGTTGCGTCGGGCGTGATTACTATCTTTGGGCAAGCCTTTAGCCCTGAGTACGCTCAAAGGCTGACACAAACCATAGTCAATCGAGCAGAGTGGTACATTAACTCCATTGGTCATCAACTGGCACAGGAGCAGTTAACCTTTATTCAAGGTGAGCACGAGATTGTTGCGCAGAAGCTCAGTGATGCTCAAACCGCTTTACTTGGATTTCAACAAAAGTACAACCTGATCGACCCTACCGCAGAGGGCGCGGCTATCCAGCAAATTGCATATGGCCTGGAAGGACAAATTGCCACAAAAAATGCCGAACTCACTGGGCTTAGTCAAATCATGAGCGCACAAGCTCCTCAAGTACAGATGTTGCAAAATGAAATTG harbors:
- a CDS encoding polysaccharide biosynthesis/export family protein; translated protein: MSVLQLSSRLGTLLLSVVCTSVSAVTIPPELMGNNTSTTAVPTGASSLPATSTSSQVAISSQLQAGLSPTKALEMGSYNTTGRNGTLLPGEVDVKELLPSSGEALPPPYGANLFAGGYETERSDGLNDNYLIAAGDKINIWLWGAVNYSDVTTVDNQGNIFIPNVGPIKVKDVRASEVNALVSSKIKTIYTRNVSVYVNLLTSTPVSIYLSGPVIRPGQYAGMASDSLLYFLKRAGGIDSERGSYRNIQVRRNNSVIAEVDLYDFIRSGKLPKVSFKDGDTILVSPQKSAVVVAGGARNPFRFELDGNKALGSQLSEYARPLAKISHVGVVGNRESGPFSRYLTYKDFLEFEVQDGDKVFYNDDLHAQVMDIQVMGSYLGPSYFAVKKTAKLHDLLHYIPINPELADYGSIYIQRKSVAARQKQTLNDSLDRLERSVFTAPASSDGEAAIRAKEAEMVLQFSEKARKVEPLGKVIVSENGNIANIMLEEGDQIVIPYKTDLISIGGEVLMPQAVVFNKNATIDDYVAWAGGFTERAEDQRIAIVRANGLVEFGNDKEIRKGDQILVLPKVDTKTMQAVKDITQIVYQIAVSANVALRR
- a CDS encoding ABC transporter permease, yielding MAQVKKRSTLAVWKDVIFAIFLREIKSKFNDKLGIAWSIISPVSFIFLLSFMRGKMDGGNTHGVPTFFFMVYGMILIQFFLGTVEVVSNSIKKNKPLYAFRQVQPISSVLAIAGFEFLVKVFVILTIAMLCLLLKMEHNIDDPIEVIFIVVRVWLLATSIGLITALASSYVPEVSKLQTLAMRPLFFISGIFFSLQDIPREYWHYLDWNPLLHAVELARYAAYSGYGTEGVSDFYLDTVTIVLVFFSLACYHVGWKQAISR
- a CDS encoding lipopolysaccharide biosynthesis protein codes for the protein MIEQRFNEFRLSVKPVEFNDIEFLMNEAKQLDSSDPQLANRIRLRVKNLKTQQQNKPTQPKVAQSSSQQATQTDQLTPNSLENATSSQDDTETTQALPSKANAPEEAPNWYAPFSPLVDWVSRRPFIALVLIPTLLFAAYQLFWASERFESQAQVTVQQPDGMATMDASMALLSGLGVSGSQGTDSELVKAYIYSNDMIEYLNRELGMRDHFADTSIDYFSRVHDNDSRETLIEYYKKRVKVEVNVASGVITIFGQAFSPEYAQRLTQTIVNRAEWYINSIGHQLAQEQLTFIQGEHEIVAQKLSDAQTALLGFQQKYNLIDPTAEGAAIQQIAYGLEGQIATKNAELTGLSQIMSAQAPQVQMLQNEIAALEQQLLSERTKLATSEGKSFSVSQILATFTDLRVKMELALQAYTASQISLEKSRIEAYRQLKYLVTVESATTPEDNQYPEVFYNVTLFAILASMVFAIGRIILLTIYELK